A genome region from Mycolicibacterium litorale includes the following:
- a CDS encoding ATPase — translation MRLLLAAVLAGCGFALATPGAATANPLDCPPSCDRIPRSAWIAPISIPLYDVYRWPELSTVSVTAVTPRFRFEETCAAPGLGADDPRTWAIAARAEVSSPDRQWNLRAQVMHWRGETWRGGQLATSVFDDAVAKLRACQLGAPAMSPSLTTAEPTRMAAVASGPDRSVLHEYLVVDPRNSTVTELALWSSAQPSVPWRAVTDASVLDALATPLCTAYIGSCR, via the coding sequence ATGCGGTTGCTGTTGGCGGCGGTGTTGGCCGGTTGCGGCTTCGCGTTGGCCACCCCCGGCGCGGCGACCGCGAACCCGTTGGACTGCCCGCCCAGTTGCGACCGGATTCCCCGCTCGGCGTGGATCGCGCCGATCTCGATACCGCTCTACGACGTCTACCGCTGGCCGGAGCTGTCGACCGTGTCGGTCACCGCGGTCACGCCGCGGTTCCGGTTCGAGGAGACGTGCGCCGCGCCGGGCCTCGGCGCCGATGACCCCCGCACGTGGGCGATCGCGGCCCGGGCCGAGGTCTCCTCGCCGGACCGTCAGTGGAACCTGCGAGCCCAGGTGATGCACTGGCGCGGCGAGACCTGGCGCGGAGGCCAGCTGGCGACATCGGTGTTCGACGACGCCGTCGCGAAGCTGCGGGCCTGCCAGCTCGGCGCCCCCGCGATGTCACCGTCGTTGACCACGGCAGAACCGACGAGGATGGCCGCCGTGGCGAGCGGCCCCGATCGCTCGGTGCTGCACGAGTACCTGGTCGTCGACCCGCGCAACAGCACCGTCACCGAACTGGCGCTGTGGTCTTCGGCACAACCCTCGGTGCCCTGGCGTGCGGTTACGGACGCGTCCGTGCTCGACGCGCTGGCCACTCCGCTCTGCACCGCCTACATCGGGTCATGCCGGTAA
- a CDS encoding S9 family peptidase, which yields MTVTPPQAKRVEQRREHHGDVFLDHYEWLRDKSDPEVIAYLEAENAYTEAQTEHLAPLRQKIFDEIKARTKETDLSVPTRRGDWWYYGRSFEGKQYGVHCRCPAADPADWTPPELDENTTVPGEQVLLDENVEAEGHEFFALGAATVSIDGNILAYSVDTVGDERYTLRFRDLRTGEQYDDTIVGIGAGATWAADNRTVYYSTVDDAWRPDTVWRHRLGAGLPAERVYHEPDEKYWLGVGRTRSDKYLIIAAGSAVTSEVRYADAADPDADFSVVWPRREGVEYSVEHAVVGGEDRFLIMHNDGAENFALVDAPVSDPTEVRTLIEHRENVRLDAVDAFARHLVLSYREEALPKIQLWPLGADGSYGQAEDITFDTELTSAGLGGNPNWDPPKLRIGATSFVTPVRIYDLDLATGERTLLREQPVLGGYRPEDYVERREWAVAPDGARVPISIVHRVGLQFPAPTLLYGYGAYESCEDPRFSIARLSLLDRGMVFAVAHVRGGGELGRPWYEHGKLLEKGNTFTDFIAVARHLIATDTTRPQNLVALGGSAGGLLIGAVANLAPELFAGFLAQVPFVDPLTTILDPSLPLTVTEWDEWGNPLEDEIVYHYMKSYSPYENVVAKEYPPILAMTSLNDTRVYYVEPAKWVAALRHSKTDGNPVLLKTEMTAGHGGISGRYERWKEAAFQYAWVLATADRDTYGGGQVENFFSGPQA from the coding sequence ATGACGGTCACGCCGCCACAGGCCAAACGCGTCGAACAGCGCCGCGAACACCACGGCGACGTGTTCCTCGACCACTACGAGTGGCTGCGGGACAAATCCGATCCCGAGGTGATCGCCTACCTCGAGGCCGAGAACGCCTACACCGAGGCGCAGACGGAGCATCTGGCCCCGTTGCGGCAGAAGATCTTCGACGAGATCAAGGCCCGCACCAAGGAGACCGACCTGTCGGTGCCGACCCGGCGCGGGGACTGGTGGTACTACGGCCGCAGCTTCGAGGGCAAGCAGTATGGGGTGCACTGCCGTTGTCCCGCAGCCGATCCCGCCGACTGGACTCCTCCGGAGCTCGACGAGAACACCACGGTCCCCGGTGAGCAGGTGCTTCTCGACGAGAACGTCGAAGCCGAGGGACACGAGTTCTTCGCGCTCGGCGCGGCCACCGTCAGCATCGACGGCAACATCCTGGCCTACTCGGTCGACACCGTCGGCGACGAGCGGTACACGCTGCGGTTCCGCGACCTACGGACCGGTGAGCAGTACGACGACACGATCGTCGGAATCGGCGCGGGCGCCACCTGGGCCGCCGACAACCGCACCGTGTACTACAGCACCGTCGACGACGCGTGGCGTCCGGACACCGTCTGGCGGCACCGGCTGGGTGCGGGCCTGCCGGCCGAGCGGGTGTACCACGAACCCGACGAGAAGTACTGGCTCGGCGTCGGCCGCACCCGCAGCGACAAGTACCTGATCATCGCGGCCGGTAGCGCGGTCACCTCCGAGGTGCGCTACGCCGACGCGGCCGACCCCGACGCTGACTTCTCGGTGGTGTGGCCGCGCCGCGAAGGGGTCGAATACTCCGTGGAACACGCTGTGGTCGGCGGTGAGGACCGGTTCCTCATCATGCACAACGACGGTGCCGAGAACTTCGCGCTCGTCGACGCCCCGGTGTCGGATCCCACCGAGGTCCGCACACTGATCGAACATCGCGAGAACGTGCGGCTCGACGCGGTCGACGCCTTCGCCCGACACCTGGTCCTGAGCTACCGCGAAGAGGCGCTACCCAAGATCCAGCTGTGGCCGCTGGGCGCCGACGGCTCCTACGGGCAGGCCGAGGACATCACGTTCGACACCGAACTGACGTCGGCGGGCCTTGGCGGCAACCCGAACTGGGATCCGCCGAAACTGCGCATCGGCGCAACGTCTTTCGTCACGCCCGTGCGGATCTACGACCTCGATCTCGCGACGGGGGAGCGGACACTGCTGCGCGAGCAGCCGGTGCTCGGCGGCTACCGTCCCGAGGACTATGTCGAACGGCGGGAGTGGGCGGTCGCGCCGGACGGCGCGCGGGTACCGATCTCGATCGTCCACCGGGTCGGTCTGCAGTTCCCCGCCCCGACGCTGCTCTACGGCTACGGCGCCTACGAATCGTGTGAGGATCCGCGGTTCTCGATCGCCAGGCTGTCGCTGCTGGACCGCGGCATGGTGTTCGCGGTCGCCCATGTGCGCGGCGGTGGGGAACTCGGCCGGCCGTGGTACGAACACGGCAAGCTGCTGGAGAAGGGCAACACCTTCACCGACTTCATCGCCGTCGCACGCCATCTCATCGCCACCGACACCACCCGGCCGCAGAACCTGGTGGCCCTCGGCGGCAGTGCAGGCGGGTTGCTGATCGGCGCGGTCGCGAACCTGGCACCCGAGCTGTTCGCGGGGTTCCTCGCGCAGGTGCCGTTCGTGGATCCGCTGACCACGATCCTCGACCCGTCGCTGCCGCTGACGGTCACCGAGTGGGACGAGTGGGGCAACCCGCTCGAGGACGAGATCGTCTACCACTACATGAAGTCCTACTCGCCGTACGAGAACGTCGTCGCCAAGGAGTACCCGCCCATCCTGGCGATGACGTCGCTCAACGACACCAGGGTCTACTACGTCGAACCCGCGAAATGGGTTGCCGCCCTGCGACACAGCAAGACCGACGGCAACCCGGTGCTGCTCAAGACCGAGATGACCGCCGGGCACGGCGGGATCAGCGGCCGCTACGAGCGCTGGAAGGAAGCCGCGTTCCAGTACGCCTGGGTGCTAGCCACCGCCGACCGCGACACCTACGGCGGCGGCCAGGTAGAGAATTTCTTCAGCGGTCCGCAGGCCTAA
- a CDS encoding DoxX family protein → MAVLLALVLGSLGARVVGWLGVAYTDSWPEALAVGLALMFVMTGVAHFVPGMRRDMIAIVPPGLPAPGALVAVTGVLELLGAAGLLYPPTRVAAAVCLLLLMLVMFPANVHAARMPDPPPSMSSPLGLRTAEEILYLAAAVGVAVGGG, encoded by the coding sequence GTGGCGGTTCTTCTTGCACTCGTTCTCGGCAGCCTGGGCGCCCGCGTCGTCGGATGGCTGGGCGTCGCATACACGGATTCCTGGCCCGAGGCGCTCGCCGTCGGCCTCGCGCTGATGTTCGTGATGACCGGGGTGGCGCACTTCGTCCCCGGCATGCGGCGGGACATGATCGCGATCGTGCCGCCGGGACTGCCGGCACCCGGGGCGCTCGTCGCGGTGACCGGAGTCCTGGAACTGCTCGGCGCGGCGGGACTGCTCTATCCGCCGACGCGCGTCGCCGCGGCGGTGTGCCTGCTGCTGCTCATGCTGGTCATGTTCCCGGCCAACGTGCACGCAGCGCGGATGCCCGACCCGCCGCCGTCGATGAGCTCGCCGTTAGGCCTGCGGACCGCTGAAGAAATTCTCTACCTGGCCGCCGCCGTAGGTGTCGCGGTCGGCGGTGGCTAG
- a CDS encoding TetR/AcrR family transcriptional regulator, protein MSKGTYHHGDLKTVILAHAAELVAKRGADGVSLRELARAAGVSHAAPAHHFTDRRGLFTALAAQGWRMLAAALADARPEFLNAASAYVRFALEHPGHYEVMFDKSLIDEANPELAEAKAAAGAELNRGVATLTDARSQSDPEGAALAAWSLVHGFIMLWLNDLIATEGDPLAQIERAAQMLFAG, encoded by the coding sequence ATGTCGAAGGGCACGTACCACCACGGGGATCTGAAAACCGTGATCCTCGCCCACGCCGCCGAACTCGTCGCCAAACGCGGCGCCGACGGCGTCTCGCTACGGGAACTCGCCCGCGCCGCCGGGGTGTCGCACGCGGCCCCCGCCCACCACTTCACCGACCGCCGAGGCCTGTTCACCGCGCTGGCCGCCCAGGGCTGGCGGATGCTGGCCGCGGCGCTGGCCGACGCCCGCCCGGAGTTCCTCAACGCCGCGAGCGCGTATGTCCGCTTCGCGCTCGAACACCCCGGCCACTACGAGGTGATGTTCGACAAATCGCTGATCGACGAGGCGAATCCCGAACTCGCCGAGGCGAAAGCGGCGGCCGGCGCCGAGCTCAACCGCGGCGTCGCCACGCTGACCGACGCCCGCTCGCAGTCCGACCCCGAGGGTGCGGCGCTCGCCGCGTGGTCGCTGGTGCACGGCTTCATCATGTTGTGGCTCAACGACCTCATCGCCACCGAAGGCGATCCGCTCGCCCAGATCGAGCGGGCCGCACAGATGCTGTTCGCGGGCTAG
- a CDS encoding phosphoribosylaminoimidazolesuccinocarboxamide synthase, whose protein sequence is MRPALSDYRHLASGKVRELYRIDDEHLLFVATDRISAYDHILSSQIPDKGRILTAMSVFFFDLIDAPNHLAGPPDDPRIPEEVLGRALVVRQLEMLPVECVARGYLTGSGLIDYRKTGTLCGLTLPPGLTEASKFAEPLYTPASKAEIGAHDENITFADTVGLVGEQRAEQLREHTLRVYTQGADHALTKGIIIADTKFEFGVDGTGELVLADEVFTPDSSRYWYADAYREGEVQPSYDKQFVRNWLTGPESGWDRTADQPPPPLPPEIVDATRSRYIEAYERISGLSFGAWIGASA, encoded by the coding sequence ATGCGCCCCGCTCTGTCCGACTACCGCCATCTGGCCAGCGGCAAGGTTCGCGAGCTGTACCGCATCGACGACGAGCACCTGCTGTTCGTGGCGACCGACCGCATCTCGGCGTACGACCACATCCTGTCCTCGCAGATCCCGGACAAGGGCCGCATCCTCACCGCGATGAGCGTGTTCTTCTTCGACCTGATCGATGCGCCCAACCACCTCGCCGGCCCACCCGACGATCCGCGCATCCCCGAGGAGGTGCTCGGCCGAGCGCTGGTCGTGCGTCAGCTGGAGATGCTGCCCGTCGAGTGTGTGGCGCGCGGATACCTCACCGGGTCGGGGCTGATCGACTACCGCAAGACCGGCACACTGTGCGGGCTGACGCTGCCGCCCGGGCTGACCGAGGCCAGCAAGTTCGCCGAACCGCTCTACACCCCGGCGTCGAAGGCGGAGATCGGCGCGCACGACGAGAACATCACGTTCGCCGACACCGTCGGGCTGGTCGGCGAACAGCGCGCCGAGCAGTTGCGGGAGCACACGTTGCGGGTCTACACCCAGGGCGCCGACCACGCGCTGACGAAGGGAATCATCATCGCGGACACCAAGTTCGAATTCGGCGTCGACGGGACCGGTGAACTGGTGCTCGCCGACGAGGTGTTCACCCCCGACTCGTCGCGATACTGGTACGCCGACGCCTACCGCGAGGGTGAGGTGCAGCCGAGCTATGACAAGCAGTTCGTGCGCAATTGGCTCACCGGTCCGGAGTCCGGCTGGGACCGCACCGCGGACCAACCACCGCCACCACTTCCGCCGGAGATCGTCGACGCGACCCGCTCGCGGTACATCGAGGCCTACGAACGCATCTCGGGCCTGAGCTTCGGCGCGTGGATCGGCGCGAGCGCATGA
- a CDS encoding DUF2334 domain-containing protein, producing MAGQLVVSISHVSARTLGDVADFRAALDARGVPTSFLVAPRLKGGYRLDHDLPTVEWLLGRRTAGDAIVLHGFDEAATKKRRSEFASLAAHEANLRLMGADRVLEHLGLRTRLFAAPGWTVSQGTSIALPRNGFRLLAGFNGVTDLVRGTTVRARVVGIGAGFVTEPWWCRTVVLSAERTARRAGMVRLAVSAKQLSRPGPRQAVLDAVDLALMHQCAPQVYRWESGAALQDAA from the coding sequence GTGGCAGGACAACTGGTCGTCTCCATCTCCCACGTCAGCGCCCGCACCCTCGGCGACGTCGCGGACTTCCGCGCCGCCCTCGACGCGCGCGGTGTGCCGACGTCGTTCCTCGTCGCCCCGCGCCTCAAAGGTGGTTACCGGCTCGACCACGACCTGCCGACCGTCGAATGGCTCCTGGGGCGACGGACGGCCGGAGACGCGATCGTGCTGCACGGGTTCGACGAGGCCGCCACCAAAAAGCGACGCAGCGAGTTCGCGTCGTTGGCCGCCCACGAGGCCAACCTGCGGTTGATGGGCGCCGACCGGGTGCTCGAACACCTCGGATTGCGCACCCGGCTGTTCGCCGCACCGGGCTGGACGGTTTCGCAGGGTACCTCGATCGCTCTGCCCCGCAACGGCTTTCGCCTCCTCGCCGGATTCAACGGCGTGACCGATCTGGTGCGCGGCACGACGGTGCGGGCCCGTGTGGTCGGCATCGGCGCGGGGTTCGTCACCGAACCGTGGTGGTGCCGCACCGTGGTGCTCTCCGCCGAGCGGACCGCCCGTCGTGCAGGCATGGTGCGACTCGCGGTCTCCGCCAAGCAACTCAGCCGTCCCGGCCCCCGGCAGGCCGTGCTGGACGCGGTCGACCTCGCGCTGATGCACCAGTGCGCGCCGCAGGTCTACCGGTGGGAATCCGGCGCAGCGCTGCAAGACGCCGCCTAG
- a CDS encoding DUF1707 SHOCT-like domain-containing protein yields the protein MDFASGDAHLRISDADRAEARRLLERAVGEGMLTLDEFTERLDVVLAARTRGDLAAVFADLPLRVTREVVSAEPTVLRGRMTSVSRRGKWVAPPRIVLDTRICETTLDFRSATLQHPVVAIHVDDYCSTTEIILPDDATANIDAMRAVAGSVTVNVSTAPPSPRLHVVVDGRVRMGSVTVRHAFGAALRRAFR from the coding sequence GTGGACTTCGCCAGTGGTGACGCGCACCTGCGGATTTCGGACGCGGATCGGGCCGAGGCGCGCCGATTGCTGGAACGGGCGGTCGGCGAGGGCATGCTGACGCTCGACGAATTCACCGAACGTCTCGACGTCGTGCTGGCGGCCCGCACCCGCGGCGACCTGGCCGCCGTCTTCGCCGATCTCCCGCTGCGGGTGACGCGTGAGGTGGTATCGGCCGAGCCGACCGTGCTGCGGGGCAGGATGACGTCGGTGTCGCGGCGCGGAAAGTGGGTTGCACCCCCGCGCATCGTCCTGGACACCCGGATATGCGAGACCACACTGGATTTCCGATCGGCCACCCTGCAGCACCCGGTCGTCGCGATCCACGTCGACGACTACTGCAGCACCACCGAGATCATCCTGCCTGACGACGCCACCGCGAACATCGATGCGATGCGCGCCGTCGCGGGCAGTGTCACCGTCAACGTCAGCACGGCGCCGCCGTCGCCGCGGCTGCACGTCGTCGTCGACGGTCGGGTCCGCATGGGGTCGGTGACGGTGCGGCACGCCTTCGGTGCGGCGTTGCGGCGGGCGTTCCGGTGA
- the purQ gene encoding phosphoribosylformylglycinamidine synthase subunit PurQ produces MSPRVGVITFPGSLDDIDAARAVRLAGGEPVSLWHADADLKNVDAVIVPGGFSYGDYLRAGAIAKFAPVMGEVIRAAEQGMPVLGICNGFQVLCEAGLLPGALTRNIGLHFICRDTWLEVASNTSAWTTRYETGADLLIPLKSGEGRYVASEKVLDELEGEGRVVFRYRENLNGSMRDIAGISSANGRVVGLMPHPEHATEALTGPSDDGLGLFLSALDAVLTV; encoded by the coding sequence ATGAGTCCGCGGGTGGGGGTGATCACCTTCCCGGGATCGCTCGACGACATCGACGCCGCACGCGCGGTGCGGCTCGCCGGTGGTGAGCCGGTCAGCCTGTGGCACGCCGACGCCGACCTCAAGAACGTCGACGCGGTCATCGTGCCCGGCGGCTTCTCCTATGGCGACTACCTGCGGGCGGGCGCCATCGCGAAGTTCGCGCCCGTGATGGGCGAGGTCATCCGCGCCGCCGAGCAGGGCATGCCGGTGCTCGGGATCTGCAACGGTTTCCAGGTGCTGTGCGAAGCGGGCCTGCTGCCGGGGGCGCTGACCCGCAACATCGGCCTGCACTTCATCTGCCGCGACACGTGGCTCGAGGTCGCCTCGAACACCTCGGCGTGGACCACCCGCTACGAGACGGGTGCCGATCTGCTCATCCCGCTGAAGTCGGGGGAGGGGCGTTACGTCGCGAGCGAGAAGGTGCTCGACGAACTCGAGGGCGAGGGCCGGGTGGTGTTCCGCTACCGCGAGAACCTCAACGGCTCGATGCGCGACATCGCGGGGATCAGCTCGGCCAACGGCCGCGTCGTCGGCCTGATGCCGCACCCGGAGCACGCCACCGAGGCGCTCACCGGCCCGTCCGACGACGGACTGGGACTGTTCCTGTCGGCGCTCGACGCCGTGCTCACTGTCTAG
- a CDS encoding glutathione peroxidase — protein MTESYLLDIELNTLDGRSTTLRELADGAALVVNVASKCGLTPQYSALEKLAQDYGDRGLTVIGVPCNQFMGQEPGTAEEIQTFCSTTYGVTFPLLSKTDVNGPDRHPLYAELTQTPDSSGEAGDVQWNFEKFLLAPGGDVVNRFRPRTEPDAPEVIAAIEAVLPK, from the coding sequence ATGACTGAGTCGTACCTGCTCGACATCGAGCTCAACACCCTCGACGGTAGATCGACCACGCTCAGGGAGCTCGCCGACGGCGCCGCACTCGTGGTCAACGTCGCGTCGAAATGCGGGCTGACGCCGCAGTACAGCGCGCTGGAGAAGCTCGCCCAGGACTACGGCGACCGTGGGCTGACGGTGATCGGTGTGCCGTGCAACCAGTTCATGGGGCAGGAGCCGGGCACCGCCGAGGAGATCCAGACGTTCTGCTCGACCACCTACGGCGTGACGTTCCCCCTGCTGTCCAAGACCGACGTCAACGGCCCGGACCGTCACCCGCTCTACGCGGAGCTCACCCAGACACCCGACAGCAGTGGTGAGGCGGGCGACGTGCAGTGGAACTTCGAGAAGTTCCTGCTCGCCCCCGGTGGAGACGTGGTCAACCGGTTCCGGCCGCGCACCGAACCCGACGCCCCCGAGGTCATCGCCGCCATCGAAGCCGTCTTGCCGAAATAG
- a CDS encoding LLM class F420-dependent oxidoreductase, with product MDNATLSEPVALAQAVSMAVTPVRGTQVDRALKPLLHNGLREGARMKFGVSTFLTDEGLRPDELAVALEERGFDSLFVSEHTHYPVAAPPPPDTDLPQRDYLRSLDPFIALSAAAMVTDRLTLGTGITLVVQRDPLTLAKEVATLDYLSGGRLQLGVGAGWLREEMVNHGTNPKTRMALMRERVLAMKQIWTQEQAEFHGEYVSFDPVYSWPKPTQRPHVPVLVGGNGPTVFNRVLEYGDGWAPNLPSTPEDLVADVAELRRRGDDQGRSYIPVTLIGADQRGFRGTERLNAIAPLNKHELATLAEGGIDHCLFFRNAALSSAEALRYLDDLVELTEEFRGGADYAPAAS from the coding sequence TTGGATAACGCAACCCTGTCAGAGCCGGTTGCGTTGGCTCAGGCTGTCTCCATGGCGGTGACTCCTGTCCGAGGGACGCAGGTGGACAGGGCACTGAAACCGTTGCTTCACAATGGTCTTCGAGAGGGCGCGCGAATGAAGTTCGGCGTAAGCACATTTCTCACCGACGAAGGTCTGCGGCCCGATGAACTCGCCGTGGCATTGGAGGAACGGGGATTCGACTCCTTGTTCGTCTCCGAACACACTCACTATCCCGTGGCCGCGCCCCCTCCCCCGGACACCGATCTGCCTCAGCGTGATTACCTGCGCTCGCTCGACCCCTTCATCGCGCTGAGTGCGGCAGCCATGGTCACCGACCGTCTCACCTTGGGTACCGGAATCACGCTGGTGGTGCAACGTGATCCGCTCACACTGGCCAAGGAGGTGGCGACCCTCGACTACCTCAGCGGCGGTCGGCTCCAGCTCGGCGTCGGAGCCGGCTGGTTGCGCGAGGAGATGGTCAATCACGGCACGAACCCGAAAACGCGGATGGCCCTGATGCGGGAACGAGTGCTGGCCATGAAACAGATCTGGACGCAGGAGCAGGCGGAGTTCCACGGAGAGTACGTGTCCTTCGACCCCGTCTACTCGTGGCCGAAGCCGACGCAACGGCCTCACGTCCCAGTGTTGGTGGGCGGTAACGGACCGACGGTGTTCAACCGGGTACTCGAGTACGGCGACGGCTGGGCGCCCAATCTTCCGAGCACCCCTGAGGATCTGGTTGCCGACGTGGCCGAATTACGCCGCCGCGGTGATGATCAGGGACGGTCCTACATCCCGGTGACGCTCATCGGCGCAGACCAACGCGGTTTCCGCGGAACCGAGCGCCTGAATGCCATCGCGCCGCTGAACAAGCACGAACTCGCCACACTCGCAGAAGGTGGCATCGACCACTGCCTGTTCTTCCGGAACGCCGCGCTCAGCAGTGCTGAGGCACTGCGGTACCTCGACGATCTCGTCGAGCTCACCGAAGAGTTCCGGGGCGGAGCCGACTACGCGCCGGCCGCGTCGTGA
- the purS gene encoding phosphoribosylformylglycinamidine synthase subunit PurS, translated as MAKVVVHVMPKAEILDPQGQAIVGALGRLGVTGVSDVRQGKRFELQIDGDVTDETVAEIAESLLANTVIEDWSVTREDA; from the coding sequence GTGGCAAAGGTGGTGGTGCACGTGATGCCCAAGGCAGAGATCCTCGACCCTCAGGGTCAGGCGATCGTCGGCGCCCTGGGACGTCTCGGTGTGACGGGCGTCTCAGATGTCCGGCAAGGCAAACGATTCGAATTGCAGATCGACGGCGACGTCACGGACGAGACGGTGGCCGAGATCGCCGAATCGCTTCTGGCCAACACCGTCATCGAAGACTGGTCGGTCACCAGGGAGGACGCATGA
- a CDS encoding MBL fold metallo-hydrolase — MQLTHFGHSCLLASFSDGSGAETTVLFDPGTFSHGFEGITGLSAILITHQHPDHADTSRLPALLDANPQAALYCDPQTAQQLGGAWQAVHAGDAFAVGHLQVRGVGGRHAIIHPELPEIDNISYLIGDGDHPARLMHPGDALFEPGEPVDVLATPAAAPWMKISEAVDYLRAVAPTHAVPIHQGIIDPSARGIFYGRLSEMTDTDFQVLEEENGTQF; from the coding sequence ATGCAATTGACCCATTTCGGCCATTCATGCCTACTCGCAAGCTTTTCCGACGGTTCCGGCGCCGAGACGACGGTTTTGTTCGATCCGGGCACGTTTTCGCACGGATTCGAGGGCATCACGGGTCTGTCGGCGATCCTGATCACCCATCAGCACCCCGACCACGCGGACACCAGCCGGCTGCCCGCTCTGCTCGACGCGAACCCGCAGGCCGCGCTGTACTGCGATCCGCAGACTGCGCAACAGCTCGGCGGCGCGTGGCAGGCGGTGCACGCCGGTGACGCATTCGCCGTCGGACATCTACAGGTGCGTGGCGTCGGCGGCCGGCACGCGATCATCCACCCGGAACTGCCGGAGATCGACAACATCTCGTACCTCATCGGCGACGGGGACCACCCGGCCCGGCTGATGCACCCCGGTGACGCGTTGTTCGAACCGGGCGAACCGGTCGACGTGCTCGCGACACCCGCGGCGGCGCCCTGGATGAAGATCTCCGAGGCGGTCGACTATCTGCGCGCGGTCGCACCCACCCATGCGGTGCCGATCCACCAGGGCATCATCGACCCGAGTGCGCGCGGCATCTTCTACGGGCGGTTGAGCGAGATGACCGACACCGACTTCCAGGTTCTCGAGGAGGAGAACGGCACGCAGTTCTAG
- a CDS encoding type IV toxin-antitoxin system AbiEi family antitoxin domain-containing protein yields the protein MLDDHLRRHDGVITLAQAQLCGLSRHAVERRVRAGRWLRCSPGVFFADDRPFTEAARIRAAVWAYGPRAAASGLAAAWWHEVTRFAPETVEVTVPRVSNHRRRPGMRLRRRDLDPRDIVERNGLRVTALPLTVVEAAVRRGGGAKLMDRALQRHVELAQLWRAHLRNKGRYGSPAARRLLRAAQDGARSEAERILVKLLRDADFTGWTTNHPVGGYKVDVAFPVPRVAIEVDGWAFHTDSEVFQTDRQRQNAIALLGWNVLRFTWLDLTEYPERVIATIRYATGQ from the coding sequence ATGCTCGACGACCATCTGCGTCGCCACGACGGCGTCATCACGCTCGCGCAGGCCCAGCTGTGTGGGCTCAGCCGCCACGCGGTAGAACGACGCGTGCGGGCCGGCCGCTGGCTGCGCTGTTCTCCCGGAGTGTTCTTCGCCGACGATCGCCCGTTCACCGAAGCCGCCCGCATACGCGCCGCGGTCTGGGCGTACGGTCCTCGCGCAGCCGCCAGCGGTCTGGCCGCGGCGTGGTGGCACGAGGTCACACGGTTCGCCCCCGAGACGGTCGAGGTGACGGTCCCACGAGTGAGCAATCACCGCCGTCGTCCCGGGATGCGGCTGCGCCGCCGCGACCTGGATCCTCGCGACATCGTCGAGCGCAACGGCCTGCGGGTCACCGCGCTCCCGCTGACGGTGGTCGAGGCGGCGGTGCGACGCGGTGGCGGCGCGAAGCTTATGGACCGCGCCCTGCAGCGCCACGTCGAACTGGCCCAGCTGTGGCGGGCGCATCTGCGCAACAAGGGCAGGTACGGCTCGCCCGCCGCGCGCCGGCTGTTGCGTGCGGCGCAGGACGGCGCACGGTCGGAGGCCGAGCGGATCCTGGTGAAGCTGCTGCGCGACGCCGACTTCACCGGGTGGACGACGAATCACCCGGTCGGCGGCTACAAGGTGGACGTCGCGTTCCCCGTGCCGAGGGTCGCGATCGAGGTCGACGGCTGGGCCTTCCACACCGACAGCGAGGTGTTCCAGACCGACCGCCAGCGGCAGAACGCCATCGCCCTGCTCGGCTGGAACGTGCTGCGCTTCACCTGGCTCGACCTCACCGAGTACCCCGAGCGGGTGATCGCGACGATTCGCTACGCGACCGGGCAATAG